In one window of Vespa crabro chromosome 6, iyVesCrab1.2, whole genome shotgun sequence DNA:
- the LOC124424819 gene encoding alanine--tRNA ligase, mitochondrial isoform X2 has product MLGNWSFGDYFKKESCRYALDLLTGVYNIKKEFLYITYFGGCEELGLQPDTECKDIWLSLGIPENRILPFGMQDNFWEMGLSGPCGPCTEIHVDITKQLRDQSSKVNTGHPDIIELWNIVFIQYNRLTGNHVIQSLSNHHIDTGMGFERLVTLLQGKRSSYDTDLFQPLFETIRRSTNAPKYKGTFGTYDINDMDYAYRILADHARMITVALCDGIVPEKNQKLRRILRKGIDVSENIFKKKDLLFELTYTVADILGDAYPELQNNLKQAHKIIKFEQDLYEKLCSTYGKEWKSIVATKPELASVTSCMASGLVNGYKDLQSMLKNDKTVYKSGILPGYMTFRLFDAHGLNIETIIELATVESLQVDKEDFEKEMDKARLKSKVGIIKTNQNIEKSLTLLTENNISQTDDSFKYIYEYKNGNYEFPKLRSKVIGLLINGNIILGDELKAILMNIDSKEDTNILLNEKNEIDIILNKTMCYSFEGGQQSDIGSIYLKDLIFQIRKAEKINGYVIHSGKFVKNNLANVYLELEDWNDCVTFIDTNVRTSHMRNHTATHLLNAALKFIFPVVYQRNSFVSTNILKFQFSSFGDEVTLTHIAKIEQLVNNVIKTNALVENRILNLLQLLAEKNVTMVPGEIYPHTDIRVIDINTNELKSKELCCGTHVKRTGFLEQFCILNYSSKGALNYTIHAITGPLAKAAKLAGKNLLEKIEKLENYVNTKNIENNELNLQIKDIQQKLQVDTKTADIPLPYLIREECNAKLQNLIEIVMKQKIATERASIVTEVKNFMKPYNSFIVHNLQYTLKHLSLQDVIFLFPNVPILVISYNKNVIKASCSVPQEFLSDEFNAQTWIKVIFQVFNQEFNLNVNKNSLMISHTKFKDISKQDAKKLIETAVIEATEYASMLIDKKIITEKN; this is encoded by the exons ATGTTAGGAAATTGGTCTTTTGGAGATTACTTTAAg aaagaaagcTGTCGTTATGCATTAGATTTATTAACaggtgtatataatattaaaaaagaatttctgtACATTACATACTTCGGTGGTTGTGAAGAATTAGGATTACAACCAGACACAGAATGTAAAGATATCTGGTTAAGTCTTGGTATTCCAGAAAACAGAATATTACCATTTGGAATGCAAGATAATTTTTGGGAGATGGGTCTCTCAGGTCCTTGTGGTCCTTGTACAGAAATACATGTAGATATTACAAAGCAATTAAGAGATCAAAGTTCAAAAGTAAATACAGGTCATCCagatattattgaattatgGAATATAGTGTTTATTCAATATAACAG acTTACAGGTAATCATGTTATTCAATCGTTATCAAACCATCATATAGACACAGGGATGGGTTTTGAAAGATTAGTTACTTTACTACAAGGAAAAAGATCGAGTTATGATACAGATCTTTTTCAACCATTATTTGAGACAATACGTCGCAGTACAAATGCTCCTAAATACAAAGGCACTTTTGGAACttatgatataaatgatatggATTATGCATATAGAATATTAGCTGATCATGCACGAATGATCACTGTTGCATTATGCGATGGTATAGTAccagaaaaaaa TCAGAAATTGAGAAGAATATTAAGGAAGGGAATAGATGTgagtgaaaatatatttaaaaagaaagatttactTTTTGAACTTACATATACTGTTGCTGATATTCTTGGAGATGCTTACCCAGAACTACAAAATAATCTTAAACag gcccataagataataaaatttgaacaAGATTTATACGAAAAATTATGCTCAACTTATGGTAAAGAATGGAAAAGCATTGTTGCAACTAAACCAGAGTTAGCTTCTGTTACTTCTTGTATGGCATCAGGATTGGTAAATGGATATAAAGATTTGCAATCTATGTTGAAAAATGATAA AACTGTATATAAATCTGGTATCTTACCAGGATATATGACATTTAGATTATTTGACGCTCATGGATTaaatatagaaacaataattgaATTGGCTACTGTTGAATCACTTCAAGTTGATAAAgaagattttgaaaaagaaatggataaGGCAAGACTTAAATCTAAAGTTGGAATAATTAAAACTAATCagaatattgaaaaatctttAACATTACTtactgaaaataatatatcacaaACGGAcgattcatttaaatatatctatgaatataaaaacggCAATTATGAATTTCCTAAACTTAGAAGTAAAGTTATAGGATTGCTTATCAATG GTAACATTATATTGGGAGATGAGTTAAAAGCAATTCTAATGAACATTGACAGTAAGGaagatacaaatatattattaaatgaaaaaaatgaaattgacaTCATCTTAAACAAAACAATGTGTTATTCATTTGAGGGAGGCCAGCAATCAGACATAGGttccatttatttaaaagacttaatatttcaaataagaaaAGCTGAAAAAATTAATGGCTATGTTATTCATTCTGGCAAATTCGTGAAAAATAATCTagc GAATGTTTATTTAGAATTGGAAGATTGGAATGATTGTGTAACTTTTATAGATACAAATGTCCGAACAAGTCATATGAGGAATCATACAGCAACACATTTACTAAATGCTGCTTTAAAGTTTATATTCCCAGTTGTTTATCAACGgaattcttttgtttctacaaacatattaaaatttcagttttcttcttttggagATGAAGTTACATTAACACATATAGCAAAAATAGAACAACTTGTtaacaatgttataaaaaCCAATGCATTAGTAGAAAATAGGATTTTAAATTTGTTGCAATTATTAGCAGAAAAGAATGTTACAATGGTACCAGGTGAAATATATCCACATACAGATATTAgggtaattgatattaatacaaatgaattaaaatcaaa agAATTATGTTGTGGAACACATGTAAAAAGGACAGGATTTCTGGAACAgttttgtattttaaattatagttCTAAAGGTGcattaaattatacaattcATGCCATTACTGGACCATTAGCTAAAGCAGCAAAATTAGCtggtaaaaatttattagaaaagatcgaaaaactagaaaattatgttaatactaaaaatattgaaaacaatgagttaaatttacaaattaaagACATACAGCAGAAACTACAGGTAGATACCAAAACTGCAGATATACCATTACCCTATCTTATTAGGGAAGAATGTAATGCTAAGTTACAAAATTTGATTGAAATAGTTATGAAACAGAAAATAGCAACCGAAAG ggCTTCTATAGTAAcagaagtaaaaaattttatgaaaccATACAATTCTTTTATTGTTCATAATTTACAATATACACTAAAACATCTTTCTCTACAAgatgtaatatttctttttccaaatgTACCAATACTTGTGATAtcatataacaagaatgtcaTTAAAGCTAGTTGCAGTGTACCACag GAATTTTTATCTGATGAATTCAATGCTCAAACATGGATAAAAGTGATCTTTCAAGTTTTTAAtcaagaatttaatttaaacgtaaataaaaattctttaatgaTAAGCCATACaaaatttaaagatatatCTAAGCAAGATGCAAAGAAGTTAATAGAGACAGCAGTTATAGAGGCTACAGAATATGCATCCATGTTaatagacaaaaaaataattacagagaaaaattaa
- the LOC124424819 gene encoding alanine--tRNA ligase, mitochondrial isoform X1, with protein MHTQQLFFYNMHKINVPKLLRSHCTKSTYKSANTIRKEFLDYFTKELQHDIIHSSPVSLLNDHSTAFVNAGMNQFKGVFLGYYEPPSTKIVNSQKCIRVGGKHSDLNIVGCDSYHHTFFEMLGNWSFGDYFKKESCRYALDLLTGVYNIKKEFLYITYFGGCEELGLQPDTECKDIWLSLGIPENRILPFGMQDNFWEMGLSGPCGPCTEIHVDITKQLRDQSSKVNTGHPDIIELWNIVFIQYNRLTGNHVIQSLSNHHIDTGMGFERLVTLLQGKRSSYDTDLFQPLFETIRRSTNAPKYKGTFGTYDINDMDYAYRILADHARMITVALCDGIVPEKNQKLRRILRKGIDVSENIFKKKDLLFELTYTVADILGDAYPELQNNLKQAHKIIKFEQDLYEKLCSTYGKEWKSIVATKPELASVTSCMASGLVNGYKDLQSMLKNDKTVYKSGILPGYMTFRLFDAHGLNIETIIELATVESLQVDKEDFEKEMDKARLKSKVGIIKTNQNIEKSLTLLTENNISQTDDSFKYIYEYKNGNYEFPKLRSKVIGLLINGNIILGDELKAILMNIDSKEDTNILLNEKNEIDIILNKTMCYSFEGGQQSDIGSIYLKDLIFQIRKAEKINGYVIHSGKFVKNNLANVYLELEDWNDCVTFIDTNVRTSHMRNHTATHLLNAALKFIFPVVYQRNSFVSTNILKFQFSSFGDEVTLTHIAKIEQLVNNVIKTNALVENRILNLLQLLAEKNVTMVPGEIYPHTDIRVIDINTNELKSKELCCGTHVKRTGFLEQFCILNYSSKGALNYTIHAITGPLAKAAKLAGKNLLEKIEKLENYVNTKNIENNELNLQIKDIQQKLQVDTKTADIPLPYLIREECNAKLQNLIEIVMKQKIATERASIVTEVKNFMKPYNSFIVHNLQYTLKHLSLQDVIFLFPNVPILVISYNKNVIKASCSVPQEFLSDEFNAQTWIKVIFQVFNQEFNLNVNKNSLMISHTKFKDISKQDAKKLIETAVIEATEYASMLIDKKIITEKN; from the exons atgcatacgcaacaattatttttttataacatgcataaaataaatgtaccaAAGTTATTACGTTCGCATTGTACAAAATCTACGTACAAAAGTGCTAATACAATTCGTAAAGaatttttagattattttacaaaagaatTACAACATGATATTATTCATTCGAGTCCTGTTTCTCTACTTAATGATCATTCTACAGCTTTCGTTAATGCTGGCATGAATCAA TTTAAAGGAGTTTTCTTAGGATATTATGAACCACCTTCTACAAAAATTGTGAATTCACAAAAGTGTATTAGAGTTGGTGGAAAACACAGCGATTTAAATATTGTTGGTTGTGATTCATATCATCATACGTTCTTTGAAATGTTAGGAAATTGGTCTTTTGGAGATTACTTTAAg aaagaaagcTGTCGTTATGCATTAGATTTATTAACaggtgtatataatattaaaaaagaatttctgtACATTACATACTTCGGTGGTTGTGAAGAATTAGGATTACAACCAGACACAGAATGTAAAGATATCTGGTTAAGTCTTGGTATTCCAGAAAACAGAATATTACCATTTGGAATGCAAGATAATTTTTGGGAGATGGGTCTCTCAGGTCCTTGTGGTCCTTGTACAGAAATACATGTAGATATTACAAAGCAATTAAGAGATCAAAGTTCAAAAGTAAATACAGGTCATCCagatattattgaattatgGAATATAGTGTTTATTCAATATAACAG acTTACAGGTAATCATGTTATTCAATCGTTATCAAACCATCATATAGACACAGGGATGGGTTTTGAAAGATTAGTTACTTTACTACAAGGAAAAAGATCGAGTTATGATACAGATCTTTTTCAACCATTATTTGAGACAATACGTCGCAGTACAAATGCTCCTAAATACAAAGGCACTTTTGGAACttatgatataaatgatatggATTATGCATATAGAATATTAGCTGATCATGCACGAATGATCACTGTTGCATTATGCGATGGTATAGTAccagaaaaaaa TCAGAAATTGAGAAGAATATTAAGGAAGGGAATAGATGTgagtgaaaatatatttaaaaagaaagatttactTTTTGAACTTACATATACTGTTGCTGATATTCTTGGAGATGCTTACCCAGAACTACAAAATAATCTTAAACag gcccataagataataaaatttgaacaAGATTTATACGAAAAATTATGCTCAACTTATGGTAAAGAATGGAAAAGCATTGTTGCAACTAAACCAGAGTTAGCTTCTGTTACTTCTTGTATGGCATCAGGATTGGTAAATGGATATAAAGATTTGCAATCTATGTTGAAAAATGATAA AACTGTATATAAATCTGGTATCTTACCAGGATATATGACATTTAGATTATTTGACGCTCATGGATTaaatatagaaacaataattgaATTGGCTACTGTTGAATCACTTCAAGTTGATAAAgaagattttgaaaaagaaatggataaGGCAAGACTTAAATCTAAAGTTGGAATAATTAAAACTAATCagaatattgaaaaatctttAACATTACTtactgaaaataatatatcacaaACGGAcgattcatttaaatatatctatgaatataaaaacggCAATTATGAATTTCCTAAACTTAGAAGTAAAGTTATAGGATTGCTTATCAATG GTAACATTATATTGGGAGATGAGTTAAAAGCAATTCTAATGAACATTGACAGTAAGGaagatacaaatatattattaaatgaaaaaaatgaaattgacaTCATCTTAAACAAAACAATGTGTTATTCATTTGAGGGAGGCCAGCAATCAGACATAGGttccatttatttaaaagacttaatatttcaaataagaaaAGCTGAAAAAATTAATGGCTATGTTATTCATTCTGGCAAATTCGTGAAAAATAATCTagc GAATGTTTATTTAGAATTGGAAGATTGGAATGATTGTGTAACTTTTATAGATACAAATGTCCGAACAAGTCATATGAGGAATCATACAGCAACACATTTACTAAATGCTGCTTTAAAGTTTATATTCCCAGTTGTTTATCAACGgaattcttttgtttctacaaacatattaaaatttcagttttcttcttttggagATGAAGTTACATTAACACATATAGCAAAAATAGAACAACTTGTtaacaatgttataaaaaCCAATGCATTAGTAGAAAATAGGATTTTAAATTTGTTGCAATTATTAGCAGAAAAGAATGTTACAATGGTACCAGGTGAAATATATCCACATACAGATATTAgggtaattgatattaatacaaatgaattaaaatcaaa agAATTATGTTGTGGAACACATGTAAAAAGGACAGGATTTCTGGAACAgttttgtattttaaattatagttCTAAAGGTGcattaaattatacaattcATGCCATTACTGGACCATTAGCTAAAGCAGCAAAATTAGCtggtaaaaatttattagaaaagatcgaaaaactagaaaattatgttaatactaaaaatattgaaaacaatgagttaaatttacaaattaaagACATACAGCAGAAACTACAGGTAGATACCAAAACTGCAGATATACCATTACCCTATCTTATTAGGGAAGAATGTAATGCTAAGTTACAAAATTTGATTGAAATAGTTATGAAACAGAAAATAGCAACCGAAAG ggCTTCTATAGTAAcagaagtaaaaaattttatgaaaccATACAATTCTTTTATTGTTCATAATTTACAATATACACTAAAACATCTTTCTCTACAAgatgtaatatttctttttccaaatgTACCAATACTTGTGATAtcatataacaagaatgtcaTTAAAGCTAGTTGCAGTGTACCACag GAATTTTTATCTGATGAATTCAATGCTCAAACATGGATAAAAGTGATCTTTCAAGTTTTTAAtcaagaatttaatttaaacgtaaataaaaattctttaatgaTAAGCCATACaaaatttaaagatatatCTAAGCAAGATGCAAAGAAGTTAATAGAGACAGCAGTTATAGAGGCTACAGAATATGCATCCATGTTaatagacaaaaaaataattacagagaaaaattaa
- the LOC124424819 gene encoding alanine--tRNA ligase, mitochondrial isoform X3 produces MQDNFWEMGLSGPCGPCTEIHVDITKQLRDQSSKVNTGHPDIIELWNIVFIQYNRLTGNHVIQSLSNHHIDTGMGFERLVTLLQGKRSSYDTDLFQPLFETIRRSTNAPKYKGTFGTYDINDMDYAYRILADHARMITVALCDGIVPEKNQKLRRILRKGIDVSENIFKKKDLLFELTYTVADILGDAYPELQNNLKQAHKIIKFEQDLYEKLCSTYGKEWKSIVATKPELASVTSCMASGLVNGYKDLQSMLKNDKTVYKSGILPGYMTFRLFDAHGLNIETIIELATVESLQVDKEDFEKEMDKARLKSKVGIIKTNQNIEKSLTLLTENNISQTDDSFKYIYEYKNGNYEFPKLRSKVIGLLINGNIILGDELKAILMNIDSKEDTNILLNEKNEIDIILNKTMCYSFEGGQQSDIGSIYLKDLIFQIRKAEKINGYVIHSGKFVKNNLANVYLELEDWNDCVTFIDTNVRTSHMRNHTATHLLNAALKFIFPVVYQRNSFVSTNILKFQFSSFGDEVTLTHIAKIEQLVNNVIKTNALVENRILNLLQLLAEKNVTMVPGEIYPHTDIRVIDINTNELKSKELCCGTHVKRTGFLEQFCILNYSSKGALNYTIHAITGPLAKAAKLAGKNLLEKIEKLENYVNTKNIENNELNLQIKDIQQKLQVDTKTADIPLPYLIREECNAKLQNLIEIVMKQKIATERASIVTEVKNFMKPYNSFIVHNLQYTLKHLSLQDVIFLFPNVPILVISYNKNVIKASCSVPQEFLSDEFNAQTWIKVIFQVFNQEFNLNVNKNSLMISHTKFKDISKQDAKKLIETAVIEATEYASMLIDKKIITEKN; encoded by the exons ATGCAAGATAATTTTTGGGAGATGGGTCTCTCAGGTCCTTGTGGTCCTTGTACAGAAATACATGTAGATATTACAAAGCAATTAAGAGATCAAAGTTCAAAAGTAAATACAGGTCATCCagatattattgaattatgGAATATAGTGTTTATTCAATATAACAG acTTACAGGTAATCATGTTATTCAATCGTTATCAAACCATCATATAGACACAGGGATGGGTTTTGAAAGATTAGTTACTTTACTACAAGGAAAAAGATCGAGTTATGATACAGATCTTTTTCAACCATTATTTGAGACAATACGTCGCAGTACAAATGCTCCTAAATACAAAGGCACTTTTGGAACttatgatataaatgatatggATTATGCATATAGAATATTAGCTGATCATGCACGAATGATCACTGTTGCATTATGCGATGGTATAGTAccagaaaaaaa TCAGAAATTGAGAAGAATATTAAGGAAGGGAATAGATGTgagtgaaaatatatttaaaaagaaagatttactTTTTGAACTTACATATACTGTTGCTGATATTCTTGGAGATGCTTACCCAGAACTACAAAATAATCTTAAACag gcccataagataataaaatttgaacaAGATTTATACGAAAAATTATGCTCAACTTATGGTAAAGAATGGAAAAGCATTGTTGCAACTAAACCAGAGTTAGCTTCTGTTACTTCTTGTATGGCATCAGGATTGGTAAATGGATATAAAGATTTGCAATCTATGTTGAAAAATGATAA AACTGTATATAAATCTGGTATCTTACCAGGATATATGACATTTAGATTATTTGACGCTCATGGATTaaatatagaaacaataattgaATTGGCTACTGTTGAATCACTTCAAGTTGATAAAgaagattttgaaaaagaaatggataaGGCAAGACTTAAATCTAAAGTTGGAATAATTAAAACTAATCagaatattgaaaaatctttAACATTACTtactgaaaataatatatcacaaACGGAcgattcatttaaatatatctatgaatataaaaacggCAATTATGAATTTCCTAAACTTAGAAGTAAAGTTATAGGATTGCTTATCAATG GTAACATTATATTGGGAGATGAGTTAAAAGCAATTCTAATGAACATTGACAGTAAGGaagatacaaatatattattaaatgaaaaaaatgaaattgacaTCATCTTAAACAAAACAATGTGTTATTCATTTGAGGGAGGCCAGCAATCAGACATAGGttccatttatttaaaagacttaatatttcaaataagaaaAGCTGAAAAAATTAATGGCTATGTTATTCATTCTGGCAAATTCGTGAAAAATAATCTagc GAATGTTTATTTAGAATTGGAAGATTGGAATGATTGTGTAACTTTTATAGATACAAATGTCCGAACAAGTCATATGAGGAATCATACAGCAACACATTTACTAAATGCTGCTTTAAAGTTTATATTCCCAGTTGTTTATCAACGgaattcttttgtttctacaaacatattaaaatttcagttttcttcttttggagATGAAGTTACATTAACACATATAGCAAAAATAGAACAACTTGTtaacaatgttataaaaaCCAATGCATTAGTAGAAAATAGGATTTTAAATTTGTTGCAATTATTAGCAGAAAAGAATGTTACAATGGTACCAGGTGAAATATATCCACATACAGATATTAgggtaattgatattaatacaaatgaattaaaatcaaa agAATTATGTTGTGGAACACATGTAAAAAGGACAGGATTTCTGGAACAgttttgtattttaaattatagttCTAAAGGTGcattaaattatacaattcATGCCATTACTGGACCATTAGCTAAAGCAGCAAAATTAGCtggtaaaaatttattagaaaagatcgaaaaactagaaaattatgttaatactaaaaatattgaaaacaatgagttaaatttacaaattaaagACATACAGCAGAAACTACAGGTAGATACCAAAACTGCAGATATACCATTACCCTATCTTATTAGGGAAGAATGTAATGCTAAGTTACAAAATTTGATTGAAATAGTTATGAAACAGAAAATAGCAACCGAAAG ggCTTCTATAGTAAcagaagtaaaaaattttatgaaaccATACAATTCTTTTATTGTTCATAATTTACAATATACACTAAAACATCTTTCTCTACAAgatgtaatatttctttttccaaatgTACCAATACTTGTGATAtcatataacaagaatgtcaTTAAAGCTAGTTGCAGTGTACCACag GAATTTTTATCTGATGAATTCAATGCTCAAACATGGATAAAAGTGATCTTTCAAGTTTTTAAtcaagaatttaatttaaacgtaaataaaaattctttaatgaTAAGCCATACaaaatttaaagatatatCTAAGCAAGATGCAAAGAAGTTAATAGAGACAGCAGTTATAGAGGCTACAGAATATGCATCCATGTTaatagacaaaaaaataattacagagaaaaattaa
- the LOC124424827 gene encoding uncharacterized protein LOC124424827: MNNENIINNKDVLVKDTDKFSNIEALTTSPVSCKTNQRYSIDKNTLEERIKYNSKRATCYKLRDTREMHLRVQTYLEEKKISKLFDFLIGHLLVEESPDPIQYLEKLLKECILYRSGVKEPPLLFKTRHIRSIFQSLGPDDSNTISLDKYTTGMITLGICDYEPKPFECMPGHVDWHTFKTEARRCLEKALDDMIGKNDIF; this comes from the exons atgaataacgaaaacattattaataacaaagacGTTCTCGTAAAAGATActgataaattttcaaatattgaaGCATTAACGACATCGCCGGTCTCATGTAAAACTAATCAACGAtactcgatcgataaaaatacattggaagaaagaataaaatataattctaaaaGAGCAACTTGTTATAAGCTTAGA GATACCAGGGAAATGCATTTACGAGTTCAGACTTatctcgaggaaaaaaaaatttcaaagctCTTTGATTTCCTAATTGGTCATCTTCTTGTAGAGGAATCACCCGATCCAATTCAATACCTAGAAAAACTTCTTAAGGAATGTATACTATACAGATCGGGTGTGAAAGAGCcgccattattatttaaaacaag GCACATTAGAAGTATATTTCAATCACTTGGTCCAGATGATTCCAATACCATTTCTTTAGATAAATATACAACCGGCATGATTACATTAGGCATCTGTGATTACGAACCAAAACCTTTCGAGTGTATGCCTGGACACGTAGATTGGCATACATTCAAAACAGAAGC aAGACGATGCTTGGAAAAAGCTCTTGATGATATGATCGGCAAGAATGacatattctaa